The following are encoded together in the Bradyrhizobium algeriense genome:
- a CDS encoding PrkA family serine protein kinase yields the protein MYADSLFNAFARSFEVRSETDMSMAEYLESCRGDPMRYANAAERLVAAIGEPQMIDTAKDARLGRIFLNRTMRAYPAFAGFYGMEETIERIVGFFRHAAQGLEERKQILYLLGPVGGGKSSLAERLKSLMEVHPIYVLKAGDELSPVFESPLSLFDPESLGPMIEEKYGIPRRRLHGPMSPWCYKRLETFGGDISRFRVAKIQPSRLRQIAVAKTEPGDENNQDISSLVGKVDIRRLETFAQNDPDAYSYSGGLNRSNQGVLEFVEMFKAPIKMLHPLLTATQEGNYIGTENIGAIPFTGVILAHSNEAEWQSFKANKKNEAIIDRICVIKVPYCLRVTEEQKIYEKLIQGSELASAPCAPATLETLARFSVMSRLRKHENSTLFAKMRVYDGESLKESDPKARSVQEYKDAAGVDEGMAGVSTRFAFKVLAATYNHDTAELGADPVHLMYVLEHSIRREQVPEEVEKRYLEFIKAELVPRYAEFIGHEIQKAYLESYSDYGQNLFDRYVDYADAWIEDQDFKDPDTGQLLNRNLLNQELTKIEKPAGITNPKDFRNEVVKFSLRSRAQNSGKNPSWTSYQKIREVIEKRIFSQVEDLLPVISFGSKKDGDTEKKHGEFVARMVGRGYTERQVRRLVEWYMRVKQAG from the coding sequence ATGTACGCCGATTCTCTGTTCAATGCTTTCGCTCGGTCCTTTGAGGTTCGAAGCGAAACCGACATGTCGATGGCGGAATATCTGGAATCGTGTCGAGGCGATCCGATGCGATATGCCAATGCGGCCGAGCGCCTGGTAGCTGCGATCGGTGAGCCTCAAATGATTGACACGGCCAAGGACGCCCGCCTTGGCCGTATCTTTTTGAACAGGACCATGCGCGCCTATCCGGCCTTCGCCGGATTCTATGGCATGGAAGAAACCATCGAGCGCATCGTCGGCTTCTTCCGGCACGCAGCTCAAGGTCTGGAAGAGCGCAAGCAGATTCTCTATCTGCTGGGGCCGGTGGGCGGTGGAAAATCGTCGCTGGCGGAGCGGCTGAAATCGTTGATGGAAGTCCATCCCATCTACGTGCTGAAGGCCGGCGACGAACTCAGTCCAGTGTTCGAGAGCCCCCTGAGTTTGTTCGATCCGGAATCGCTGGGGCCGATGATTGAAGAAAAGTACGGCATTCCGCGCCGTCGCCTCCATGGACCGATGAGTCCGTGGTGCTACAAACGGCTGGAAACATTCGGCGGCGACATTTCACGATTCCGGGTCGCCAAAATCCAGCCCTCGCGCCTGCGGCAGATCGCGGTCGCGAAAACCGAGCCTGGCGACGAGAACAATCAGGACATCTCCTCGCTGGTCGGCAAGGTCGACATTCGCAGGCTGGAGACCTTCGCCCAGAACGACCCTGATGCCTATAGCTATTCCGGCGGCTTGAATCGCTCCAACCAGGGCGTCCTCGAATTCGTCGAGATGTTCAAGGCGCCGATCAAGATGCTGCACCCGCTGTTAACGGCGACCCAGGAAGGCAACTACATCGGTACCGAGAATATCGGGGCCATTCCATTCACCGGTGTCATTCTCGCGCATTCGAACGAAGCCGAATGGCAAAGCTTCAAGGCCAACAAAAAGAACGAAGCCATCATCGATCGCATCTGCGTGATCAAGGTGCCGTACTGCTTGCGGGTGACCGAGGAGCAGAAGATCTATGAGAAGCTTATCCAGGGATCGGAACTCGCTTCCGCGCCGTGTGCGCCGGCAACCCTGGAAACGCTCGCGCGCTTCTCGGTGATGTCACGTCTTCGCAAGCACGAAAACTCTACCCTGTTCGCGAAAATGCGGGTCTATGACGGTGAAAGCCTCAAGGAATCCGATCCGAAGGCCCGCAGCGTCCAGGAATACAAGGATGCTGCCGGCGTCGACGAAGGCATGGCCGGCGTCTCGACGCGGTTTGCATTCAAGGTCCTAGCCGCGACCTACAATCACGATACCGCGGAACTTGGCGCCGATCCCGTCCATCTGATGTATGTGCTCGAGCATTCGATCCGCCGTGAGCAGGTTCCTGAGGAAGTCGAAAAGCGTTATCTCGAATTCATCAAGGCCGAACTCGTGCCGCGCTATGCGGAATTCATCGGCCACGAGATCCAGAAAGCCTATCTGGAATCCTATTCGGATTACGGTCAAAACCTGTTCGATCGCTACGTGGATTATGCCGATGCCTGGATCGAAGATCAGGACTTCAAGGACCCCGATACCGGCCAACTGCTCAATCGCAACCTTCTCAACCAGGAACTGACCAAGATCGAGAAGCCTGCGGGCATCACCAACCCGAAGGACTTCCGCAACGAGGTCGTCAAGTTCTCGCTGCGGTCGAGGGCACAGAACAGCGGCAAAAACCCGTCCTGGACCAGCTATCAGAAGATTCGAGAAGTCATCGAAAAACGGATATTTTCGCAGGTCGAAGACCTTCTTCCGGTTATCTCGTTTGGCTCGAAAAAGGACGGCGATACCGAAAAGAAGCACGGCGAGTTTGTCGCGCGCATGGTGGGACGCGGCTATACTGAGCGTCAGGTTCGCCGCCTCGTCGAATGGTACATGCGGGTGAAGCAAGCCGGCTGA
- a CDS encoding PQQ-binding-like beta-propeller repeat protein, protein MGILLAGVLPDRAEEALSSGGEALYRTRCASCHEGGVARAPDTNALRQFRPERMSFALMFGMMSQQGRDLSQGEIQDIVRYLVGAPPQQQQQPLPDSKCREQGPMLADASLPRWNGWGVDLAQRRFQPAAMAQLSPDNVPLLKLKWAFGFPGDTKAYAQPTVWGGRVFVGSAGGKVYALDARLGCQRWVFDAGFGVRTAITIGEDERGTTAYFGDQRGEAYALDAESGKLLWKRRVDAHAGAVITGAPTLANNVLYVPVSSFEEVLAIDPRYSCCTFRGLIAALDARTGEVLWRGYVSPPAQPVRVNEIGVQLFAPSGGAIWSSPTIDPRSNRIYATTGDSYLDPASTTSDAFVAFDLATGRLAWSQQMTEGDAYNMACSGQYRSNCPGTKGPDFDFGSSPILVDLPDGRRALIAGQKSGMVHALDPDRDGAILWQRRVGLGSTLGGVQWGSAADDANVYVAVSDVGMKAVPQATAGAQKSVFGVTMKLDPSQGGGLYAMNQTTGEIVWHTAHPGCGDRPGCSPAQSAAVTAIPGVVFSGGLDGHLRAYAAKSGEIVWDVDTMQDYATVNGVSAHGGALDGPGPVIAGGMLYVNSGYTNYGTAPGNVLLAFSVDGQ, encoded by the coding sequence GTGGGCATATTGCTCGCTGGCGTCCTCCCGGATCGGGCGGAAGAGGCGCTGAGCTCGGGAGGCGAAGCGCTCTACCGCACGCGCTGCGCATCGTGCCACGAGGGCGGCGTGGCACGCGCGCCTGACACCAACGCGCTGCGGCAGTTCAGGCCTGAGCGGATGAGCTTTGCCCTGATGTTCGGAATGATGAGCCAGCAGGGACGCGACCTGAGCCAAGGCGAAATTCAGGACATCGTTCGTTATCTCGTCGGGGCACCGCCGCAGCAGCAGCAGCAGCCGCTGCCGGATTCCAAGTGCCGTGAGCAGGGCCCGATGCTTGCGGACGCTTCGTTGCCACGCTGGAACGGTTGGGGCGTCGACCTCGCTCAACGCCGGTTTCAACCCGCTGCCATGGCCCAGCTTTCGCCAGACAATGTTCCGCTCCTGAAGCTGAAATGGGCGTTCGGCTTTCCTGGCGATACCAAGGCCTATGCGCAGCCGACAGTTTGGGGCGGCCGAGTCTTCGTGGGCAGTGCGGGGGGCAAGGTCTATGCGCTGGATGCCAGACTTGGCTGCCAGCGCTGGGTGTTCGACGCCGGCTTCGGCGTACGCACCGCGATCACCATCGGCGAGGATGAGCGCGGCACGACCGCTTATTTCGGCGATCAACGCGGTGAAGCCTATGCGCTCGATGCCGAGAGCGGGAAGCTGTTGTGGAAGAGACGAGTCGATGCGCATGCGGGAGCCGTGATCACCGGCGCGCCGACATTGGCCAATAACGTGCTTTACGTGCCAGTCTCTTCGTTCGAAGAGGTATTGGCGATCGATCCACGCTACTCTTGCTGCACCTTCCGCGGTCTGATTGCCGCGCTCGATGCTCGGACCGGCGAAGTGCTGTGGCGCGGCTATGTCAGCCCGCCGGCGCAGCCCGTCCGCGTGAATGAGATCGGCGTGCAGCTCTTCGCGCCCTCTGGCGGCGCCATCTGGTCGTCGCCGACCATCGACCCCAGATCAAACCGGATTTACGCGACGACGGGCGACAGCTATCTGGACCCGGCCTCCACGACCTCCGACGCCTTTGTGGCCTTTGATCTGGCCACCGGACGGCTCGCATGGTCGCAGCAGATGACCGAGGGTGATGCATACAATATGGCGTGCAGCGGCCAGTATCGCTCTAACTGCCCCGGCACCAAGGGTCCCGATTTTGATTTCGGCTCCTCTCCGATACTGGTCGATTTACCTGACGGACGACGTGCGCTCATTGCCGGCCAGAAATCAGGCATGGTGCACGCGCTCGATCCGGATCGCGATGGCGCCATCCTCTGGCAGCGCCGGGTGGGACTCGGCAGCACGCTCGGCGGCGTGCAATGGGGCTCCGCTGCGGACGATGCGAACGTCTATGTCGCGGTGTCGGATGTCGGGATGAAGGCCGTGCCGCAGGCCACCGCCGGCGCGCAGAAATCTGTCTTTGGGGTTACCATGAAGCTCGATCCGAGCCAGGGCGGCGGGCTGTATGCGATGAACCAGACGACCGGCGAAATCGTCTGGCACACGGCACATCCGGGCTGCGGCGATCGGCCGGGATGCAGCCCTGCGCAGTCGGCTGCGGTGACCGCGATCCCTGGAGTGGTGTTCTCCGGCGGACTGGACGGCCACCTGCGGGCCTATGCCGCCAAGAGCGGCGAGATCGTCTGGGACGTCGACACCATGCAGGACTACGCAACCGTAAACGGTGTGTCGGCGCATGGTGGCGCGCTCGACGGGCCGGGGCCGGTGATCGCCGGCGGCATGCTCTACGTCAACTCCGGCTACACAAATTACGGCACCGCACCCGGCAATGTGCTGCTCGCCTTCTCCGTGGACGGACAGTAG
- a CDS encoding serine hydrolase: MSLLESVVSLRPTKKVITTGLVTFCLLWADAPMPSRADTSPSQTAGVPIPDGQIDKAIASLDAIASDVMKRSGIPGMSVAVVRDGRTVYARGFGVRKIGESQSVDANTVFQIASLSKSLAASVVAHQVGAGIVKWDTPLVAHLPWFKLVDPWVTQHVTVADMFSHRSGLPAHAGDDLEDLGYDRRTVLERLRLLPLHGFRDIYAYTNFGLTAAAESVAAASGKDWESLSEDVLYEPLGMTATSSRFADFEKRPNRALGHVKVGDGFRPKYQRLPDPESPAGGVSSSANDLARWLALVLQNGKFEGRQIIPVDALLPAVTAEIISTRSSAVDARPGFYGYGFGVGITPAGRTMISHSGAFALGAGTHYAMIPSTGVGITVLTNAAPSGAAEALGAYFTDLVQFGMVTRDWFAAYAPIMAGLMAPTGDLVGKSPPASPAPAAKLSSYVGVYANPYFGSAEIADVSGHLELKLGLSNTPYTLTHWDGDVFSVSPSSENQTDGSLSSVTFRQAGKELKIEYLDGNGLGLFLRR, from the coding sequence ATGTCCTTGCTGGAATCGGTTGTGTCACTTCGCCCGACCAAGAAGGTAATCACCACCGGCCTGGTTACTTTCTGTCTTCTCTGGGCTGACGCGCCGATGCCGAGCCGTGCCGATACATCACCGTCCCAGACCGCCGGCGTTCCGATCCCCGATGGCCAGATCGACAAGGCTATCGCCAGCCTCGACGCGATCGCCAGCGATGTCATGAAGAGAAGCGGCATCCCGGGCATGTCGGTCGCGGTGGTGCGGGATGGCAGGACGGTCTACGCGAGGGGTTTTGGTGTCCGGAAAATCGGGGAGAGCCAGTCTGTCGACGCAAACACCGTGTTTCAGATCGCGTCGCTTTCGAAATCGCTCGCGGCCAGCGTCGTCGCCCATCAGGTCGGCGCTGGCATCGTCAAGTGGGACACGCCCCTCGTCGCGCACTTGCCCTGGTTCAAGCTTGTTGATCCGTGGGTCACGCAGCATGTCACCGTTGCCGACATGTTCAGCCACCGCTCGGGTCTGCCGGCTCACGCCGGGGATGATCTGGAAGATCTCGGCTATGATCGACGAACCGTGCTGGAGCGGCTGCGCCTGCTGCCGCTTCACGGCTTCCGCGACATTTACGCCTATACAAATTTCGGCCTGACGGCGGCGGCGGAGTCGGTAGCTGCCGCATCGGGCAAGGACTGGGAAAGCCTTTCCGAAGATGTCCTTTACGAGCCGCTCGGCATGACGGCGACCAGCTCTCGCTTCGCCGACTTCGAAAAGCGGCCGAACCGCGCCTTGGGACATGTGAAGGTCGGCGACGGCTTCCGGCCGAAATACCAACGTTTGCCCGACCCGGAGTCGCCGGCGGGCGGCGTCAGTTCGTCGGCGAACGATCTCGCCCGATGGCTGGCGTTGGTGCTGCAGAACGGTAAATTCGAAGGTCGGCAGATCATTCCAGTCGATGCACTGCTTCCGGCCGTGACGGCCGAAATCATTTCGACCCGCTCCTCCGCGGTCGACGCAAGGCCAGGCTTTTACGGATATGGATTCGGCGTCGGAATCACACCGGCTGGCCGAACGATGATCAGTCATTCCGGCGCTTTCGCATTGGGTGCCGGGACCCATTACGCGATGATCCCGTCCACAGGCGTGGGGATCACTGTGCTGACCAACGCGGCACCAAGCGGCGCGGCGGAGGCGCTCGGTGCGTATTTTACGGATCTTGTCCAGTTCGGCATGGTCACGCGGGACTGGTTTGCCGCCTACGCTCCCATCATGGCTGGACTCATGGCGCCGACGGGCGATCTCGTCGGCAAGTCACCACCCGCCAGTCCGGCGCCGGCGGCAAAGCTTTCGTCCTACGTCGGTGTCTATGCCAACCCCTATTTTGGCAGTGCCGAGATCGCCGACGTGAGCGGCCATCTGGAGCTCAAGCTCGGCCTGTCGAACACGCCATACACGCTGACACACTGGGATGGCGATGTATTTTCGGTGAGCCCTTCCAGCGAGAACCAAACCGATGGTTCTTTGTCGTCGGTCACATTCCGACAGGCCGGCAAGGAGCTGAAGATCGAATATCTCGACGGCAACGGGCTCGGCCTGTTCCTGCGACGTTGA
- a CDS encoding ABC transporter ATP-binding protein, producing MLSITNLTLTARLGGQRVEVLRDVSLKLERGKVLGLVGESGAGKSMIGRVIAGHIPTGFEVSKGRIVFEDTDLLALNRKAWRRLLGRRIAFVPQEPLTALNPVETIGQTFAEHLTHLGVPAAERRPLMLRQLDSVHLPNPNELIHRYPHELSGGQCQRVLIAMAFAANPALIVADEPTTALDVVSQATVLRLLAEQRRIHQTAMLLITHDLRLASHVCDDIVVLYAGEQVEYGQATEVLRRSRHPYTWALDRATPNVHGPQRQLPALAGQMPGVSALGGISGCRFAARCSQSQTACMAQPPALAECASRHWVRCIYPREVSAGARTAADEGSATTATSGWSAPRGDAAAPSLVELQDATLRYTARRGVLGQRKVHNVAVNRLSLKVQPGQFVGIVGESGSGKSSVARLIVGAESLTSGRLLIDGQERVGAKALRLTREHVQMIFQDPHSALNPRRSVYRLLTQAYESDHMASKRHPRQERAHELLNDVGLPLDALMRFPSQLSGGQKQRVNIGRALCVMPRLVVADEIVSGLDVSVQAQVLNLLIELGRRHGIALVLISHDLSVVRYLCSRVVVMQHGNVVEQGNTEEVFANPQHPYTRLLLASVPPADPSIAWPPEIAVA from the coding sequence ATGTTGTCGATCACCAACCTGACATTGACGGCTCGCCTCGGTGGCCAGCGCGTCGAGGTGCTGCGCGACGTCTCCCTGAAGCTGGAACGCGGCAAGGTGCTCGGCCTGGTGGGCGAGTCCGGAGCCGGCAAGAGTATGATCGGCCGGGTCATCGCCGGCCACATTCCGACGGGCTTCGAGGTCTCGAAGGGCCGCATCGTGTTCGAAGACACGGATCTGCTCGCGCTCAACCGCAAGGCCTGGCGGCGGCTGTTGGGACGGCGCATTGCGTTCGTTCCGCAAGAGCCGTTGACCGCGCTCAATCCGGTGGAGACCATCGGCCAGACCTTCGCCGAGCACCTGACCCATCTTGGGGTGCCCGCCGCCGAGAGACGACCCCTGATGTTGCGGCAGCTCGACTCTGTGCATTTGCCTAACCCGAATGAACTGATCCACCGCTACCCGCACGAACTTTCGGGCGGACAATGCCAGCGAGTCCTGATTGCCATGGCCTTTGCCGCCAATCCGGCACTGATCGTGGCCGACGAGCCTACGACAGCCCTGGACGTCGTCAGCCAGGCGACCGTGCTCAGGCTGCTGGCCGAGCAAAGACGTATCCATCAGACGGCGATGCTGCTTATCACGCACGACCTGCGGCTGGCCTCTCATGTGTGCGACGATATCGTCGTGCTGTATGCGGGCGAACAGGTGGAATACGGACAGGCCACGGAAGTGCTGCGCCGCTCGCGTCATCCCTATACATGGGCGCTGGATCGCGCCACGCCGAACGTCCATGGTCCGCAGCGTCAGCTGCCAGCGCTGGCTGGGCAGATGCCCGGTGTGTCCGCACTGGGCGGAATCAGCGGGTGCCGGTTTGCGGCGCGCTGCTCGCAAAGCCAGACGGCGTGCATGGCTCAGCCGCCGGCGCTTGCAGAGTGCGCCAGCCGCCATTGGGTGCGCTGCATCTATCCGCGCGAGGTCTCGGCCGGCGCGAGGACGGCGGCCGATGAAGGCAGCGCAACAACCGCCACCAGCGGGTGGAGCGCCCCGCGCGGTGATGCTGCTGCGCCGTCCCTGGTGGAGCTGCAGGATGCGACGCTGCGGTACACCGCGCGCCGCGGCGTGCTGGGTCAGCGCAAGGTGCACAATGTGGCCGTCAACCGGTTGTCGCTCAAGGTTCAGCCTGGCCAGTTCGTGGGGATCGTCGGGGAAAGCGGCAGCGGCAAGAGTTCAGTGGCGCGCCTGATCGTGGGAGCGGAGTCGCTGACGAGCGGCAGATTGCTGATCGACGGGCAGGAACGAGTCGGCGCCAAGGCCCTTCGGCTCACGCGTGAACACGTGCAGATGATCTTCCAGGACCCGCACTCCGCGCTGAACCCGCGCCGCTCGGTGTACCGGCTGCTGACGCAGGCCTACGAGTCCGACCACATGGCGTCGAAACGCCATCCACGGCAGGAGCGCGCGCACGAACTGTTGAACGATGTCGGGCTGCCGCTGGACGCGCTGATGCGCTTCCCCAGTCAATTGTCCGGCGGACAGAAACAGCGCGTCAACATCGGCCGGGCTTTGTGTGTGATGCCGAGACTGGTGGTGGCCGACGAGATCGTGTCCGGCCTGGACGTGTCCGTGCAGGCACAGGTCCTCAACCTCTTGATCGAACTGGGGCGGCGACACGGCATTGCGCTGGTGCTGATTTCACACGACCTGTCGGTGGTGCGCTACCTGTGCTCGCGGGTGGTGGTGATGCAGCATGGAAACGTAGTGGAGCAGGGGAATACCGAAGAGGTCTTCGCGAATCCTCAGCATCCCTACACCCGGTTACTGCTGGCCTCGGTGCCGCCGGCGGACCCGTCGATCGCGTGGCCGCCCGAGATCGCCGTTGCCTGA
- a CDS encoding ABC transporter permease — MTASALTISPAPREGRFPVTRAALRQLARQRRVWVGGGILLVILLLAVFAPLVAPHDPLEQDLLHMLTPPMWAAGGSGEFPLGTDGLGRCVLSRAIFGARVALTVAIEAALGSMLLGSALALLGGYFGGLVDRAISYVVDLWMSFPPVVLSLILLVGLGTGVDKVILAVVLVDWTRFCRVIRADVLVIRRRDYVLAARLIGFSHLRTMLREVLPAVVPLMITLFSIEMGVAIIVEATLSFIGLSVPPEITTWGQMLADARNDMQSAAWVMLTPVLCIIVTVLGCNLLGDGVRVALDPRLRLRGE; from the coding sequence ATGACTGCAAGCGCCCTGACGATCTCGCCGGCCCCGCGCGAGGGACGATTTCCGGTGACACGCGCCGCACTTCGGCAGCTCGCTCGTCAACGCCGGGTGTGGGTGGGCGGTGGCATCCTGCTGGTGATCCTGCTGCTGGCAGTGTTCGCACCCTTGGTGGCGCCCCACGATCCGCTGGAACAGGACCTGCTGCACATGCTGACGCCTCCGATGTGGGCTGCGGGCGGCAGCGGAGAATTCCCGCTCGGGACCGATGGCCTCGGACGCTGCGTCTTGTCGCGGGCCATCTTCGGCGCGCGGGTGGCCTTGACCGTGGCCATCGAGGCGGCGCTTGGTTCGATGCTGCTGGGCAGCGCACTCGCCCTCCTGGGCGGCTATTTCGGCGGCCTCGTGGACCGCGCTATCAGCTACGTGGTCGACCTCTGGATGTCGTTTCCGCCGGTGGTGTTGTCGCTGATCTTGCTGGTCGGGCTGGGCACCGGTGTGGACAAGGTGATCCTCGCCGTCGTGCTGGTGGACTGGACGCGGTTCTGCCGCGTCATTCGCGCCGACGTTTTGGTGATCCGCCGCCGCGATTATGTCCTGGCCGCGCGGTTGATCGGCTTCAGCCACTTGCGCACAATGCTGCGCGAAGTCCTTCCGGCGGTCGTGCCACTGATGATCACGCTGTTCTCGATCGAGATGGGCGTCGCCATCATCGTGGAGGCCACGCTATCCTTCATCGGGCTGTCGGTCCCGCCTGAGATCACGACTTGGGGCCAGATGCTGGCCGACGCCCGCAACGACATGCAGAGCGCCGCCTGGGTCATGCTGACGCCGGTGCTGTGCATCATCGTCACCGTGCTGGGCTGCAACCTGTTAGGCGATGGCGTCCGCGTCGCACTCGATCCTCGCCTGCGGCTGCGGGGGGAGTGA
- a CDS encoding ABC transporter permease — translation MFQVVSAIILRRLLLAIPTLLLLSLVVFVVLRMLPVDPLAMLLPASATPADAAALRQQLGFDKPIPQQFLIWLWEAMNGNLGNSINFRQPVVQLMLAAVPATLELTLTSLLLALLISVPGGVLAFVLYQRRREATADVIVALMQSIPSFLWSLLLILAFGVLWPVLPFSGRVGDGVALPGITGIALIDLLLVGRFDAWLSAVSHLLLPALALALGFAPLVIRVLRSSLIDAANEPYVEVARLRGLSETRILWRHMLKNASLPTITMIGVQFGFLFGGALLVEMIFGFPGVGNLMVQAVKGNDLPLIQGIALIFCVLMLAITIIVDVLYAVLNPRLRTL, via the coding sequence ATGTTCCAGGTCGTTTCTGCCATCATATTGCGCCGGCTGCTGCTGGCCATTCCGACCTTGTTGCTGCTGTCACTGGTGGTGTTCGTCGTGCTGCGCATGCTGCCTGTCGACCCGCTTGCGATGCTGCTGCCCGCATCCGCGACCCCCGCCGATGCAGCTGCGCTGCGGCAGCAGCTCGGTTTCGACAAGCCCATTCCCCAACAGTTTCTGATCTGGCTGTGGGAGGCGATGAACGGCAACCTGGGCAACTCGATCAACTTTCGGCAACCCGTCGTCCAGCTGATGCTTGCCGCCGTCCCCGCCACGCTGGAACTCACGCTGACGAGTTTGCTGCTCGCCCTGCTGATCAGCGTGCCCGGCGGCGTACTCGCCTTCGTGCTTTACCAGCGCAGGCGCGAAGCCACCGCCGACGTGATCGTGGCGCTGATGCAGTCGATCCCGTCCTTTCTCTGGAGCCTGCTGCTCATCCTGGCATTCGGCGTGTTGTGGCCAGTATTGCCGTTCAGCGGGCGGGTCGGAGACGGCGTCGCGCTGCCAGGCATCACAGGGATCGCGCTCATCGACCTTCTGCTGGTGGGCCGGTTCGACGCCTGGCTGAGCGCGGTGTCCCACCTTCTGCTGCCTGCGCTGGCACTGGCGCTGGGCTTTGCCCCGCTGGTGATCCGCGTGCTGCGCTCCAGTCTGATCGACGCCGCCAACGAGCCCTATGTTGAGGTCGCCCGGCTGCGCGGCTTGTCGGAGACGCGTATCCTGTGGCGCCACATGCTCAAGAACGCCTCGCTGCCCACCATCACGATGATCGGCGTGCAGTTCGGCTTCCTGTTCGGCGGGGCGCTGCTGGTGGAGATGATCTTCGGTTTCCCCGGCGTCGGGAACCTGATGGTCCAGGCGGTCAAGGGCAACGACTTGCCTTTGATCCAGGGGATCGCCCTGATTTTTTGTGTCCTGATGCTGGCAATCACGATCATCGTCGACGTGCTGTACGCCGTGTTGAACCCGCGACTGAGAACCCTATGA
- a CDS encoding ABC transporter substrate-binding protein: protein MMTGHLHFPADPHEIDVQSALKDPARRRMILGSLAAGVGALIPWELARAQVNDKSTLSIAYPVDVPTWDPNALSIPTIQNLYQSVFDSPLRYSPQLKLQPRQVTEWKWVDDKATRLEITLRDDIVFHDGTQATMEDVKFSLADRAKADKKLLVGGMLNTVSDIEVVSPTKGVIAFNRSTPAAPIYLAFLAAYIVPKAYMERVGAEGFNARPIGAGPYRMIEHLRGSRIVLEAFDKYWGGSPSIRQIVFQIVPEASARVALVESGRAGLATRLPVRELQRLAQKTGIETKVYPFSEVYMIRIPSYVKPMDDDHVRSAMHLAIDKAALSKAFYGGVAKPLSVMTPEGTPSYVADFNYPFDRNKAIAELNAAGFGPGNPVSFTLLSTNGVFPNDYDMARAIAGMWKAVGINATIEETTPAKLVEAAQNGKLTGPLLYSWANSTGDPENYAGRIFDPRLRFSTWKDMSLSPRIDALMTEVDEAKRMAGYKQLNVESSQKSWAIPLLQAVETVAYSASLEPTLFDNGYILPAEFKYR, encoded by the coding sequence ATGATGACAGGTCACTTGCATTTTCCCGCCGACCCGCATGAGATCGATGTGCAGTCGGCACTCAAGGACCCGGCGCGGCGGCGCATGATCCTGGGCTCGCTGGCTGCCGGCGTTGGCGCGCTCATTCCCTGGGAGCTGGCGCGCGCGCAGGTCAACGACAAGTCCACGCTTTCGATCGCCTATCCGGTCGACGTCCCGACCTGGGACCCGAACGCCTTGTCCATCCCCACCATCCAAAACCTGTACCAGTCGGTTTTCGACTCGCCCTTGCGCTATTCGCCGCAGTTGAAGTTGCAGCCGCGCCAGGTGACGGAGTGGAAGTGGGTCGACGACAAGGCGACCCGCCTGGAGATCACCCTGCGCGACGACATCGTCTTCCACGACGGAACGCAGGCGACCATGGAAGACGTCAAGTTCAGCCTGGCGGATCGCGCCAAGGCCGACAAGAAGCTGCTCGTCGGCGGCATGCTCAATACAGTCAGCGACATCGAGGTGGTCTCGCCGACCAAGGGCGTCATCGCCTTCAACCGCTCCACGCCGGCTGCTCCCATCTATTTGGCGTTTCTGGCCGCCTACATCGTGCCCAAGGCTTACATGGAGCGCGTCGGCGCGGAGGGCTTCAATGCCAGGCCGATCGGCGCCGGCCCCTACCGCATGATCGAGCACCTGCGCGGCTCGCGCATCGTGCTTGAAGCGTTCGACAAATATTGGGGCGGCTCGCCTTCGATCCGGCAGATCGTCTTCCAAATCGTCCCCGAAGCTTCGGCCCGGGTCGCGTTGGTCGAGTCCGGGCGGGCCGGGCTGGCGACCCGCCTGCCCGTGCGCGAGCTGCAGCGGCTGGCACAGAAGACCGGCATCGAGACCAAGGTCTATCCGTTCTCCGAGGTCTACATGATCCGGATTCCCAGCTACGTGAAGCCCATGGACGACGACCATGTGCGGTCGGCCATGCACCTGGCCATCGACAAGGCGGCCCTGTCCAAAGCCTTCTACGGCGGCGTGGCCAAGCCGCTATCGGTGATGACACCCGAAGGCACGCCGTCCTATGTGGCAGATTTCAACTATCCGTTCGACAGGAACAAGGCCATCGCCGAACTGAATGCCGCCGGTTTCGGGCCGGGCAATCCGGTGTCATTCACGCTGCTGTCCACCAACGGCGTATTTCCCAATGACTACGACATGGCCCGTGCGATCGCGGGGATGTGGAAGGCGGTTGGCATCAACGCCACGATCGAAGAGACGACGCCGGCGAAGCTCGTCGAGGCGGCCCAGAACGGCAAGCTGACCGGCCCACTGCTCTACAGCTGGGCCAACAGCACTGGAGACCCGGAAAACTACGCCGGCCGCATCTTCGATCCGCGCCTGCGGTTCTCGACGTGGAAGGACATGTCGCTGTCGCCCCGCATTGATGCGCTCATGACGGAAGTCGACGAGGCCAAGCGCATGGCCGGCTACAAGCAGCTGAACGTCGAATCGTCACAGAAGTCCTGGGCCATTCCGCTGCTGCAGGCAGTTGAAACAGTGGCCTATTCGGCCAGCTTGGAGCCGACCTTGTTCGACAACGGCTACATCCTGCCGGCGGAGTTCAAGTATCGCTGA